TAGGCGCAGATGAAATcgttatttttctttaaatgagcAACATGCAAATTCTCAAGACTAGTGATGGAAGTTTTCTATACTTTAAGGCTTTAAAGAAACTTCTGCAGCGGAACATTAATGGAGTCTACCGCATGAGTCGGCAGGCTGGGAGGCTGCAAGGTTTTGGAGAGGAAGCTGAGACAGGCTGGCGGCTGCCTGAGTTTGTTGTCATTCTGAACACAGAGCTGAAAGTGAGCTGGTGTCTGCTGGAGACAGCAGGAAACCAGAGAGCAGACAGGGAGCAATGGAAAGGACAGAGGACAAGTTCTATAGAAAGGGAGTTGAGTGAAAGGGATTCGAGACGAGTAAGAGGCATAAAGGTAATTGAGAAAGGCAGCTGACAGACTAAGCCATCTGCGAGCACACGAGAGGCCATCTTACTGGCGTGCTAATGAAGGAAAAGCCAAAAAGCAGGAGAATGTGAATAGGATGGACCTCGTCGGGTTGTCTCAGGGGACTTAAAACTGAATGAAAGCGAAGCAAAGCTACACGCTGGCACTTGTTGCACTTCAGAGAGACATGGGTACATGTGGGCTGAGTCACGGGATGATTTCCAATCGCTATCTTTTTAATATCACCCCTAACAGACACATCCATTACATCAGCATATTCAACTAACTAGGGGCGACCTAATTTCAGAGAGATAGTGCACCggcattaaattaaaatttttaactttatttagtccttacttaaaaaaaaaattctatgtGAGAAAATCCATTTACAGAGGAGAATGAAGAACTTACCAATCATTAATGAGAGGAGCTTCTGGACCTTGGAGCTTACCCCCACAATCCTATACAGGCCTTGGTCATTAATGCCTAgaatataacaataataaaaataatacaccTCTACGTGCTTATTACTTACAATACAATAATGACAATACTGTATTTAGAAATAATAGATTTGCTGCATGACTTCAATTTTAACCACATTCATTATGAGGGAACAACGTGCATAAAAATATCAGTTATTAGCGCAACTTTTTATGAAAAGGTGTCCAGATAAGAGCAAATAACTAAGAATAATGCAGTGAAAAGGCAGTTGCATATCTTCAGTACAAGGTGCCTGCAGGTGATGCTGGGAAGCCTGTTTCCTTTTCAATACTGGAGAAAGTCTGCCCCCTTGTGTACAGATAAAGGCTTGCATGCATGTTATCTATTACTATTACTATCCACCAACACTGAAATTTACTCTAATTTTCCATACGTTAGTATcagatatttacattattaaatatatttatagctCACCTCTTTTCTCTATTGCACTGATGGAATTCTTCACAAAACTGAAACCAACATCATCCAACTGAGCGTCGACTACAGGTAGggaaaaaatgaagaagaaaaaaacgcCAATGCTTATAAAATTGTGATATCATATCATTTTACAGATTCAATGTCTGGCACAGCTGGATCCTTACTTCCTCGCTCTTTAGAATAAGTCCTTGTAAGATAATGCCCGATCTGTTAaagtaacaacaaaaaaaacagacagttttaaagtttacacagtatgtttttgggGAGTTCTAAGTATATGTTGGTGTAAAGCTACACGTATTTGCTCTCTACAAGATGGCAGTTAAAAAGAATGTATTAAAACTCCATGACTGAGTGGTAGATGATGACATTGTGGAAGCTGACTCACAGGCTCCTTCCCACCCATGGCTTGCATCCAAAACTTGTGGTCATCCTCAGACAGAGCCTGCACTGTAAGCACCGTTCCTGGCCTGGGAGAGAGCCATACCGCACTTGTATTAGGCAAAGCATCAGAGGTACAGTTTTATAAAATATTAAGCAGTGGATGAAATGTACTTGCAAAAAAGATTGCTTGTACTACAAAGAAGAGGCCAGCTGGTTTTATGACACTTCCAATCATGTAGGAACAGATGGATATCAAGTTACTCATTACAGGCCAAACAGATGTGTGCACTCACATTTCCATTCTAAATTTAAGGTATTGCTCTTCTATTAATACTACAGAAAAGGGGCGGGGCAGGGTTAAGTTCTGTGACAAAATGCGATATATATTACAGCATGATGCGTGAGGGCAGTCCTCCAAAGCAACCCCTGCAGTGCTGCCCTCGGCTATGCAAAACACATAGCAACAAAcaccaagtgtgtgtgtggagctAGGCCCTTTAGCATAACAGATCTATGTGCTCTGTGGACAGTCTGTGGACAACATTTACATTGTCTTCAAGCAAAAGTCACCCAGCAGGCAATAACAAATAATGTGCCACTAGTAATACAAATTAAATGACAAGTTTAATACAAGCAAGATTTTATCACCATGTGTTTGAGAACATAGTAAGTGACAATATACCGATCTGTTATATCGAGGTCTAAACAGAACCTCCGGTCCAACACATCTGTCGTTTTCCGGACACAGGATTTGAGTGTGATGGACTCCGTTTCCCcctggaacaaaaaaaaacaaaatatggttggttatttaaaaaagaaaagacatgaCAAAATGAACGTTGTAATGGAAAGTAAAAGGCTGAATagagtctgatttttttttaagtgtgcgGCACTACAGCAGCACTGCCACTCACAATCTTTCCTCCTGATCGATGGTCAAAAGTCACCATGTGCAGGATCTTTTGCTCTTTAACAAATGTGCAGTAACGCTTGACCCAACTTGAACCAAAAGGAGGTGGCCCTAGATGAAGCACAATTATTAACGACATACTGTAAACATTTCACGTGGTTTAAGTCATAACAAGCCCTTTTGGGCTCTGCTGCAACACGCTAACACACAATTGACAGTTCCAGTGTGGTTCTCCCTGGATAACGCTCGCAGTTTTCGTAACCTCCGTTTTAGCGACCGAGTGACAAAAAAATAAGCAGCAGtaagcaaattcagttaaaacATCTACAGTGTCAGCAACTCGTGCAACTTCAGGAACTTAGACTGTGTTTCAACTTTCTGTCACGCTACACCAATGTTGCTGCTGATTTACATAAAAATATCTGATATACCAGCTCCATTTACACATTTGTatagcagcaacaacaaaaaatcccCTCTTCTAATAAGGAAGGGTTatatttgtgtattttcttGCTTAGAGTTTGGCTGCCTGCTGCACTTTATAAACTAAAATGTTATACACATATTATCACACAGTCAAAAACAATACAAGTCTTACGTTTTTCCTGTACATAGAGGTAGCCTTCAAAACTGATGGGACTCGTCTGTCTGTATTCTTGCGGTGCCTCTCTGATCCTCTTCATCAGCTCGTTTACTTCCGACCGAGTGCCCTCAAATCGATTCCTTGTCTAAAAGGGAGAGGAAGCAAGCGCACACTCCAGGAAGTCACTTTCGGCCGCTTGGTAAGGATGACCTTCCTATCCAGAGtccttgtatttttttcttgtatttttatgGTTTCCTTAAAACACCTTCAACTTCATGAAATTATCTGCTAATTTACAGTATATAAATGTAAATTCAATAATCAAAGGGTGTCCTGCAGAGTAGGAGAAATCGAAACAACAAAGGTATGACCTGAAGCggttaagaaaacaaaacatatttttctcaGGAgttgatggccaaatgaagatAAACAGACAAGTAAATACTAGATCTGAACATGAAAGGTAGAAAGAAGGCAGATTTATCGTGAGTTGATGTTTTTATAAAGGGAGTGATATGAAATCGAGTTGTGTTCCAGTTTAGTTAGAGGCCTTTTTCCCTATTTACTGATCAAAATGTTCAATTTAATCTTCTGTTTACTACACTTAAGACCTTTCTTCTGTTCCTCTCACAGGGCAAGGGAAATGACATATATAAACATTTGCTATCATGATAACAATTcggcaaaaaaaagtattatttacattttgaatATTAATCTGCAGCGCTCGTTTATAATGGTCAAAGTCCTTGGCGAGCTCAAAGCCCTGGTGATAAAAGGTGAAGACTGTCTGAAAGAAGGCCAGCATCTACAAGGAAAACACATGAGACGAAGAAAAAGATCAGAGATAAAAGGTCAGCAAGTGAAAGAGAAACTTGCAAACTATATCCACATAATGACAGGATATGATGGAACTGATTAGTAACTTTCAAGTCACACTTTGCACAAGGGGAACTTTCAAAGACACAAACTCGATTTACTGTGGGGTTGCTGAAAATGCACCCCTAGAAACAGAGCTCTACCTTTAAATCCATCATTTCTTATTGTAAATCAGGCTAATCCCATGTACTGTATACACTAGCACATCGGTTTTGTTTTAAGACATTCATTGTTGTATGAATGAAACACCACGCCAGTGCTTTCATGCCATTTTAGGTCAGTTACTCACCGGTTCCACACACTCAAACTTCTTTCTCTCTTGGATCTCCTGCAGTTTGCACACGTAGTCCAGCGACTCCTCCTGAAAGTGCTTCCTCATGATTTCCACCTGCGTGTctgcctggagaggtggagaacACACCCCATCATAATTATAGTTACAGGCAGAAGCGCGGAAGCAAAGAAGAAACATcacaattttagtttttttggtgCAATTTGGGATGCTTGAGGTCTACCTTGGTATGGCCTTAAATTGGTATAGAAGACACACTGAAGTTAGTAAATCAAAATCTGACACCAATGTTTAGCTAATTTCTACCACCTCCACCAAAAAAACAGGTTTGCTGTGTGATCAACCTctatttttttgtctcttcagACAAAGAAAAGCCACACACGCTAAAACTTTGACAGGAAAGAGACGAAAACTGAAGGAAGTGCAGGGATCCGTCTTCAAGGACGGCAAAAGCAGTACAAGTCAAAGCGAACTTAAATGTCATTCAGACCATACAAAGACTGCACAGGACACCACGGCTTCCTTCCTTGTAGCTTAATGTGCATCTGTTGATAAAGTGAGAAACACAATCTATctgatatctatctatctggcCATTATCACTGCTTCTTGTGCTTTGCAAGCCAGAGCTAACCCCACTGACCGAGGGTGAGAAAAGACACACCAGTATTCACATCTACAGAACAAGGGGGGTCACTTAACTTTAACCTTATATATATTTGTCCTACCAGTCGGGAATTTCGACACAGAAAAGATCTACTTATTTCATTTCTGTGATTGTTAGTATTTGAAAAAATGCCCAGAAGTATCATAACCATCCAGGAACTACAAAGCAGCAAGGCTTGAAATACtagaaatacattttaagtGCCATAGAGTATACTTTCATACTACGGCAAGTTTGTTTCAATATTGTCAAGTAAACATCCAGCTCTGATTACTACAGATACCAAAATTCTCACTTGTAGTTCACACACCGGGTTTATATTTAGTATAAACTGTTCACTGAGTTGTCCTAACAGCTGATGGAGTTCATGATCCTTGTGGCGAGGAATGAAATACTGGGTCTATTTATACAAGTCTGCTAAAAATCAGTGTTGGTGCCACAGACTCTTGTCTTATAAGAGTCCCAAAGAATACAAAACCCCACAGTCATGATGTTAACAGTTCTAACCACCCTCTGGTTGGTGGATCTAACGTATGGGCAAGCCTTATAGGGTTTCATcacaaaacacagacaaaaacactgttttgtAAAAGGTGGCTCAGTTCGCCATAACTCAAAAAATGTCAGCTCGTGGTGGTGCAGCAGGGATTGATCCACAAACTGCAGCAGCCACGGTCGACCTCGGAGGTGCGGTACAATAGAGCACACATTTCCTTTTAAAACAAGCCAGGAAAACTATTGCTGTAAGGCATGCCAGTGGAAACCCAAAGCAGTCGACCAGGTTTTGCAGCCTCATGCCACCGAAAGATAAAGCCAGAGCCGGAATTCAGACACtaaacaaaacatctgcttgAATAATCTTACTGTCATAATAAATTCATATCATGTACGTCACATAGAGAGGTCAGGCAATGATAAAGATACCTCTTGCAGTTGCGGCTCTTTCTTCTTTGATGACATATTTAGAAGCTTTTCCAAAGAACTGTAGTACTTCTCTGTTTCCTTTTCATATCTCTTTCTTTCCGCCTTAACAAAATACAGggaaaaacagcagtaaaattaaaGGAGAAGAAATACTTCCTTATTTTGGGGAATTAAAGTAAGAAGCTGTATGTGTAGTAAAATCCATTAAATATTAACATGAAActacaaaatgcatttttttataGTTATTAAGGGCATCAAGTCTACAAAAACCAGACTCTGTAAAGGAAAAATATTTTAGAATGAGAGGCCCTCACCCTTAATGCACCAAGCTGCTCTTTCCTGAACTTCTCCAGAGGTTTCATTAAGGTTTCTGTGATGTTCCTCATCTACGGAGAATAAATGCCTTCATTAGTGCTCATTTCAGTGACATGCTTCATTAGTAAAACTTTTACTTACTTATTTACTTACTCACGACATTCAAAACTTTCCAGTCTTAATGAATGAGCAGCTCTCTGTAGTTACTTGCCACTACTCTTGCCACTTGTACCATGTTGCATAACCCATCCTTTCATTTTAATAATGCTTGCATGCTTTTCAGACATTTGCacattgcaaaacaatgacaagAACATGTGGAATTTTTATCCGTTACTGTCCTTCCTTACTAGGTCATTTAAATAATGCTGCACTGGCCCATATTTACATACTTGAACTGCCACATGAAAAAACTGTGGACTACCACCTGGAGCACATTTGGCTTTGCACCAGTTGTTGTCTATTAGCATGCTAGCAAGGTAAACAGACAAAGTATAAGGCCacactctgcagcttctctgctCAAAGTGAGTCAAGATCACATTGAACTGTAAGTGTAAACATTGAGACTTCATTCCCAGCTCATCCACTGCCAAttcctaaaaaataaaaacccaacccaaaacataaataagtatttaaaaaaactgtaCTGCAATCATTCTCAGCCAAGATGGCTGTAACTTTATATAAACAGTAACAATAGAATCTTTGTGGagatttaaagctgaagctcGATTGTGGCTTCTTAACAGTTGCCAACATTTGAGCGGCTCAGTGTTTCGCTTTTTACCTCTAAACACTACTAAATactaaaaaaatcttttttttaacttccagTAGTGTATTATTAAAGTTACTGTACATTAATTCATTCCTCCAGAGTTTCTCCTGTGCTGAGAACAAAGCATGTCTGTACTTGTTTGGCCATAGTAGTTTTCCTTACGCTGCATGGTGATGTCATCACACTTTACCCTGAGGAATCCTGCGCTACGTCTGTGCTTACGGTCTGAGCCTGATGCTGTAACAGGCATCTCTGCACGCTACTGATGATGGGTTCACTCCCTAACCACAGACACTACACACACAGGCATTACAAGAGGATGGCTGTTTATACAAAGTCCCAATCCCTGGAAAGTCTGCATCTGCATTGTAAGAATGCTTCAAACTAGCAGCACTGACAAGTGTATCCAATCACTTGTTATAAGATGTGATTTTTGTGGTTATACTGGCAGCTATAATATTGCCACTTGTGGCAGAATAGTTTTATGGCAATATACGGTCATAAACACTTGCATTGTTATGGATCTTGTTGGCGGTAGCACTTTATTTGATCTGACTTGGTACTTAAAGTTTGGGTGTGTGATGAGTGTTGTGTGTAATGTAGTTAtggactcctgctctctctGTAGCCACGCCCAGGCAGGGCATGTGACAGTGACCCTTAGACTGCCAGAAGGGGAGGATATGTGCAAACGCTAACAATAttgcaacaacagcaacatatAAATAGATGCAAGTATCCTACATTATGAGTTACAAcactagacacacacacacgcaaacacacacacacacgcgcaaacacacacacacacacacacaagctacaGCTGGCTTTCAAGTAGGTTCTAACTGGTCACTCTCACCATCAGCTCTCTTTGGTCTTCAAGGTTTTTGAGGAATGCTGAGAACTCTTGCAAAGACTCATCTgaagaaaaatcaaaaaaagaaTAACACATACAGGGTTAAAGATATTATAATTATCAGTTGCACTCTTCTACAGCACGTGTTGGCAACAAACTTATGGTTAGCGCCTTCAATATGAGGTGGTCAGCCCACACTTACCGATACATTTCTCATCATCGGTCTTTGCATCGCCAATGTACTCAAACTGAAACTCTCCCAGGCACTGGGCGAACTTGCGCTGCGCCATCCCAAGCTCTACAAGGAAATGTCAAAAACATAGTAAACATCAGACTCATTGTATTAAAAAAGGGTTACAATATAAATCATCACACACTACAACTGTGTGTCATCCTGGGCACCACCTGTGGAAAAGTGACATAATAAAGATAGTCTTGAAAAGTAGGTCTGCTGCACTTAGCTGGTAACCACAGTGCAAACATCCTGTCTGTCTACATCCTGTTGCACATCAAACCCTCGTGCACCAGCAGTGCAGGTACCACTGCTTCATATTTGCCACAAAACAGGGCAAACTATTTTTAGCAAGTCACACAATACACGAGCAAATGCTGTGATGCTTAAAACCTAGACAGCTGTAAGGCCAATACATCTAAGTTAATATACACAAATTACAATATCGATTTCTCAAATGCAAATGCAATGCAGTATTATATTTTCCTTTCCTAAATAAATGAAGAATTACATGAACCCCAAAacttggaaaataaaataaaataaaatgtgtggtTTCTACAGCACATTCTTTGGTAATGCTTTTTACAGCCTGGCTGAAGAGAGGTGACTAGATTACTGGAAACTTAAAATCATCACACATACAACAGGACAGCACAGCAGTTAACGCTATCGCATCAGTGAGTGCAAAGGAAGCAAAATTGGCCAGAGGTGTGAATGTCAGCATGAATGGCTGTCTTTCTtcctgtgttagccctgtgatggactggcaaCTGTTCCAGGGTGTAACTTGCTTCtcaccctaagacagctgggagaGTTTCCAATATGGATGGAAGGACGGATGGATAGTAATCTGCCCCAACATACCCTAAAAACAGCATGAAGCATTCCTCAATCAACACCAAACTTAAGCAATGGAGATAActaaaaaaaagtctttcacACTGTTATTCGGATTCCTGGCTTGCTTCACATAGAAAGCACCCTAAAGATACAGAATGCTCAGGTTCAAGAATGAACGTCTGTTTAGTCATATTTATGTTAACCTTGTAGCATCTGGTGGCTCAGCTATTAAAAGGCTAACACTTTCAACCTCAACTTTATTCGGCTTGTTTATCTGAAACCCACTGCTGGTCACTCTACACcataggtgtcaaactctggcccgcgggccaaatttggcccgcagcctaattacatttggcccgcgaagccataccaaattactattagagctggcctactggtattatacagctaatatatatattgtttagtattaagctttgcctgttccatattcagtttttcagcaaaatgtgtttgagtccataagaaaagattcattcttatatctggaggaataaatatatttcaataaatattaacgTTAGCCCGcgactttgttccagttttgaattttggcccactgtgtatttgagtttgacacccctgctctacactCTAAAGGTGTTAAATCTGTACAGTCCCAAAGTACACAAAGCATattaaaaccaaaacacctGTGGTTTGGGTCCTCTGGCCAGTTGACGTGGAACTACAGGAAGTTTAAAGGATCTTCCAGACAATGGGGCAGCTTCTTATTATAGTATTGTTTGTTCTCTAAGCAGTTTTTCATATAGCATTTGGAGGAAATGCTTTATTTTCTTGTGAGTGAGATCATTGTTGATGTAAGAGAAAAGTATAAACAGCAAATGAAGCATCTGAAATGCATACAAGCAGAACTTCCACAATCACTTTCTTCCTCTTtagcaaatatactataacaatAACTAAAACACAAGGATTCATGACTTGGTGGTGGCTAATGACAGATCATTGCCTGACCCCTGAACAACTGCAAGACACAGAACAGAGTAACGTCACATCGTGAAGATTGAAGTGAGCTATAGTCATCATTTTCTGTATATATAAATAGGACACTGCACAAGTTTCATTAAGAGATGCAAACAAAGAACAGCAGTGGAGTATCAAAGACTGACTCCTCTTTAAAGGTTGTagtcttttattttaataaagccAGAAGAAACGAGAGGGAGGTGTGTTCGGGATGCCTTATTATTGTCAGGAAAGAATCACACAAGTTTCTGTAAGACTTTATTAGACAAATATTTATAGAAGACAAATGACGTCGTAAACTTGTTTGAATCACACCAAATACATGTGCAGCTCATATTCCTATTGTGCTTGTACTATAATGAAAACTTCATTCTGTCTCAGAGGTAACTTCTACCTGAAGTAAACACAACCTGGTGAATGATGTGTGTTAATGCTCTAAATATGGGTTAAAAAGgtattattttcaaaataaaagtatagCAAATATAAGCCTGCAGGTCATTATTTTGGAAGCAAACGCATCTAAGGTGAAGGTgggaattattatttttgaagGGACTGTAAATCTAGCAGGAATCTAAACCACACCGACAGCAAGAATTCAGCTCAGGGTGTGCAAGTCCATAAAAGGTGACTCTGGTTAGACTGCTCTCATCCTTAATTGGCAGAACATGGAATGACTACAGACAACAGAGGCAGGACATGTTTGCTACCCACTTTGATAATAGATAATTTATTGAGTAATACACAGTACTGCATAACATCCAATGCTTCTCTTTGGATCTGGCCTCCTGCAAACGTTACGCAATGTCTTCTAATGTGAAGACCTGGCACTGCTGTTTAGGCAGTCCACGAGAGGGACAGTGAGATTCAGCTGCGTAATCAATTAGTCAAAAGCACTCAGAAATTTCCCCCAAATGCTATTAAGGAGTCCTTCACCGTAATGCTGTACATGCTGAATGTGGTTTGTCGCCGGCGTGCTGAAATCAGCAAGGCCTTCGGTGAAAACGCCATCTTCTGAACTGCAGCACATATTGATGCTTTGAAGTAACATATGATTCAGCATTAATGTGCTGTGAACAAATGTTTGAGTTACCCATTCCAGCTGCATCCCTATAGTATCAAGATCCTTCTCTAACTAGCTAGGGGGATatgcaaaaaataatttcatataCATCATTACAGGGCCCAGACGAGGTTTCCAGATCCTTCGTGTAAAGATTTTGATTTCACATGGTGGAGTTTTAACTTTTTGCAGATGGCTGGAAGATGGGCTCAACATGAAATACATTTCTGGAAAGTTTAGCTAACTGGTGAGCAACTTGGAGTGAGGATACCATTTGATACTCCACCATGGTCACGTACTCTGCAGACAGTCCTGAAAGTACTGTAAGAAAAGGAGGCAGAAAGTGTTCACAGATTCTTAATTACCAAGCATCATTTCTGCCTCACTTTTGTGTGAAAAGGTTCTCATATTAATGTGTAACAGTAAATCTAAATGCTGATATAGCTGTGAGATTTCCCAGATTTATTGAACTTCTTAATAATGAGATACACTTACTATTACTTAATTATTGTAATTCTTAAACTATTTACCCAGAACGAAGCAGTCCCTCACCACAGACAGACCACACACTGTTTTACTTCTGCAACATCAAGTTGATGCAACTTGGTCGAAGGCTGCATCGTAGGGTTATAAGGCGTCTAAATCACACCTGAGTGGATGGGTGTTTCCTCCCGTTTTCTAATGTCTTTAAGTTACCTTTTTTGAATGGAGCCATTAccagaaaaaaagttttatcaGCATGGAAACCCTTTAAAAGATAACCCCCGCCCCAATGCATTTATCCCCATTTGATGACTTCAACAACAAAGTATTTGCAATATGAGTCTGTGTGCTTTGAAGCAGCCTGCTGAagaacacaagaaaaacaagtattgtCAATTAAATCCTTGCTCAAAACCTTTTATAGAAAAGCAGTTTTATTGGAGTGCATTGCTTCTTTTCATTCTCAAAATTGTGCTTCTATTGCTCAGTCCCCTCTGTTGCTTTTGGCTTTGCTTGTTTGTTGTCAATGTTAGATATACCTCCCCCCCCCCTATTTTAAACTTACAAACTTTGTGTTGGTCAGTGTTATATGCGGTCATCTTTAGTAGTAGTATTAgagtataagcttttaaaagCATAGCTCATTACCAACCTTTCATTAAGGTAATTACTTGATAGGTAATGAGTGACCTTTATGGAGTCCTTGGTCACCTGCAGGTCTCGAATTATGCAGAAACATAAATGTAGAGTGGAAAGTTCAACTGCTGAATGACACAGTAAAAAGATGTTGTGACAACATTGCACTGAACACTGCCACACCTTAAAGCCTCAACACACTACATTGTGCCTGATGTAAGGTCTGAATCACATGTCACTAAAATTCAATGCCATTCAAGCAATTACTGTTATATTGCAGAACGTAATGTGCATGCTGTAATACACAAGTTTTCTGCAGGGGTcttttttgcagtgtttaagTTGCCTCAGGAATTCAGTTCTCAGTGAGGCGCTCGCTTCTCTGCCTTTCCAGATTTAAACAACTTACACAATAAGTTTCCAACAGAGTTGGGATGATTTATAATTATAAAATTAATGAtgtataaaatacaaacaaaaacagggtGCAGTAATTTgcagtaatttttaaaaaatgacaaagactTTCTGTTCATGAAAGTTACATTTAGcctaaaaaacagacaaaaagctGTTTGCAACTTTTTATGCCCACAACTTTTTTAGAAATTCGATATCTTCTTGTTGTActatttacaataaaaggtgaaattACAGAGTTCCAGATGTTTTGGGTTGTAATCGGTTTTTGTTGACATGTACTGTTAGAGAAAGAtcatgggggaaaaaagataCAGGTCTTTACTTTATTAGGATATGAAACATCTtttgtgtattaaaaaaaaaaaaagaaaaaaaaaaaaggtaatacGAGGCTAACAACACTGTGGATAATTAATATGCACTCCAGAACACTGATGTCAACGGACAGATTTGCATGGTTTTTATTAGAGCCACATGTGCAGTGCAGATCACACCCATCTGCAATCTGATTACATAGGCTGCAAGCATGTTTAACACACTTCAGGGTGGACAGTTCAGGCCAAACTGTGGACTTCATtacataaaacacaaagaatgaATGTTATCCAGTTACATGAAGCTCCAGCAATAATCAACACCAGGCAACACTCAAAGAAGGGGGAAAAGCCCCcccacaaaaaaccccccagcaTTGTTTTCCTGTACAGTTTCAACAGCATAGATTAATTGGATACAATCAGTCCAGTGATAAACAGTGTGTCAGATGAGAGGTCTGCAGAAGAGATTGAAACGATATTTCTTTCCTTCAGGACAGCAACTATCACATACCACACACACTAGGGCACGCAAGAGTCCAAGGCAAAGGCTTCGTCTGCTTTTTGCCTTTTAAAGCAAGGCATTTCAGAGCAAACCTGGGAACTGTCAAACTTGGCTAGTTTCTCCGCAGAACACCAGAGACCCTACTCTTCTGGATTTACAGTGTGAGTCATACAGTCCCCACCTTACTTGTATCTGATATCACAGACTATGCTGTTCTATAACcggaaagcaaaggaaaataAGTGGCCAGCTATGTGACATTAGCACTGGCATGCCCATTCAGgaagaaaagacaaacaaaatgtGAAGGGT
This sequence is a window from Oreochromis niloticus isolate F11D_XX linkage group LG6, O_niloticus_UMD_NMBU, whole genome shotgun sequence. Protein-coding genes within it:
- the arhgap10 gene encoding rho GTPase-activating protein 10 isoform X3, encoding MGLHPLEFSECYLDSPSFRDKIKSHEAELDKTNRFIKELYKDGKNLINATKQLGMAQRKFAQCLGEFQFEYIGDAKTDDEKCIDESLQEFSAFLKNLEDQRELMMRNITETLMKPLEKFRKEQLGALRAERKRYEKETEKYYSSLEKLLNMSSKKKEPQLQEADTQVEIMRKHFQEESLDYVCKLQEIQERKKFECVEPMLAFFQTVFTFYHQGFELAKDFDHYKRALQINIQNTRNRFEGTRSEVNELMKRIREAPQEYRQTSPISFEGYLYVQEKRPPPFGSSWVKRYCTFVKEQKILHMVTFDHRSGGKIGETESITLKSCVRKTTDVLDRRFCLDLDITDRPGTVLTVQALSEDDHKFWMQAMGGKEPIGHYLTRTYSKERGIDAQLDDVGFSFVKNSISAIEKRGINDQGLYRIVGVSSKVQKLLSLMIDEKSDEVDLSASEDWDVKTITSALKLYLRSLPEPLMTYELYKEFISPAKGGSPESRIQAVHCLVHKLPERNRQVLGLLMKHLANVAAHSKQNLMTVANLGVVFGPTLMRPQEETVAAIMDLKFQNIVVEILIEHHEKIFTDAPESCPLSPDAPVLSAPTRHSKKMSRQNRPLAVYNPQALDIQNVGDGSSPAPDETSMGSNESVSSQSSSASASEVNMEKSDHVPLNASLSSGSNSGSGTAAASCSAPGSSGESQTAATKATSDKERQEESVTGRKARAVYPCEAEHDSELSFHVGDIFNGVTQSREPGWLEGELEGKRGLIPENYVEML